The Thermomicrobiales bacterium genome contains the following window.
GCCCAAGCCCGCGACTCTGCGCAACTTCCCAACGCAGATACCAATCGACGCGCACATGATGGCGCTACTGATCGGGCAGCTCCGCATCGTGGACGGCTGCCTGTGGGTGATCGGCGACCGTCAACAATATCCAATCGGCTGGCCCTATGCATATAGCTGGAACGACGATGACGGCACGGTGCAACTGCGCGATGAGAACGGAACAATCGTCGCGAAGGTCGGCGACACCATCGAGATGGCCGGCGGTGAGGTCGACGGCGATCCGCTCGATCCCTGCCTGACAACTGCAAAGGTCTGGTACGCCGTCGGGCCTGTCGTCGTCCTGAGCGAGGGGACGCCAGTGCCGTAGGATGACCGGATGACCGGGGCCAGTAGCGCAAACCGCCGCGACTTGCTACGATGCGTCCGCGCGGTTGGGGCCGCGCCCGTCGTCGTTGCCCGATCCTGAGCGAGAAGGAGTGTCCCATGCGGCGCCAGTTGAAGAACCAGCCGTCCATCTGCTTCTTCGACGAAGGTATCGCGCATGGCGAATCTCAACCTCGGGATCCTGGCGCATGTCGACGCCGGTAAGACAACCCTCACCGAGCGCATCCTCTACCAGGCCGGCGTCATCGCTGCGCCCGGCAGCGTCGACAAGGGCACGACGCAGACCGATTCGCGGGATCTTGAACGCGCCCGCGGCATCACGATCTGGTCGGCCGTGGCGTCGTTCCGGCTCGGCGAGCTCACCGTCAACCTGATCGACACCCCCGGCCACGGCGACTTCATCGCCGAGGTGGCGCGTGCGCTGGACGCGCTCGACGCCGTCGTGCTCGTCGTCTCGGCCGTCGAGGGGGTCCAGCCACAGACGCGGCGACTGGCGCGGGCGATCCGCGCGGCCGGCCTGCCGCTGATCGTCTTCATCAACAAGATCGACCGCCTCGGCGCGCGCGGCGAGCCGCTGCTGGATGACATCCGTGAGAAGCTCGGACTGCGGGTCGTGGCGCTGAACCGGCCGGACGGGCTGGGCGACCGCGCCGCGTCTGTCACTCCGGTCGACCGGACGGCCCCGGCATGGCGGGCGGCACTGACCGATCTGCTGGCGGAGGCCAGCGAACGAGTGATCGAGGAGTACGAGCGCACTGGCGGCGAGCCGTCCGCCGCGTTCCTCGACGCCGAGCTGCGCCGTCAGGTCGCCAACCGGGAGGTCTCGCCGGCCTTCTTCGGCTCGGCAATCACCGGCGCCGGGGTCGCGGCGCTGCTTGCCGGCGTTGAGGAATGGCTGCCGCCCGCCGTTGGCGACACCGACGCGCCGGCCAGCGGCACGGTGTTCAAGATCGCGCGACGGCCGGGCGGCGAGAAGGTTGTCTACGTCCGACTGTTCGACGGCCGGCTTGCCGTTCGCCAGCATGTATCGCTCCATCGCCAGAGTAGCTGGGGCGAGCCCGAGGAGATCGACGAGCGGATCATGGCGATCGACCGGTTCTCCGGCGGCGCGGCGATCCAGACCGGCGAGATCGTTGCTGGCGAGATTGCCGCGCTGCACGGGCTGCGTGAGGCGCGGATCGGCGACCGGATCGGCGCGGGTGGCGGCGCGGCGCGCGAGCTGCCGCTGGCGTTCCCGCCGCCAGCGCTCGAGAGCATCGTCCGCCCGCTGGATCGCAGCCAGATCACCCGGCTGCGCGAGGCGCTGGAGCAGCTGGCCGAGCAGGACCCGCTCATCTCGCTGCGGCAGCGTAACGAGTCCGGCGAGATCTCCGTCCGCCTCTATGGCGACGTGCAGAAGGAGGTACTGACCGACACGCTCTCGCGCGATTACGGCCTCGGCGTCTGGTTCGGGCCGAGCCGGACAATCTGCGTCGAGCGGCTGGTCGATTCCGGCGAAGCGCTGGAGGTGATCTTCGAGGGCCGCAACCCCTACTATGCGACGCTCGGCTTCCGCGTCGAGCCGGCCGCGCCGGGCAGCGGCATCCGCTACGAGCGCCAGCTTGGCTCGCTGCCGCTGGCGTTCTACCGCGCAACCGAGGAGACAGTCTACGATGCGCTCCAGCAGGGGTTGGCTGGCTGGGAGGTGATCGACTGCGTCGTGACGCTCTTCCAGCCGGGGTTCAACTCGATCCTCAGCACGGCCGGCGACTTCCGCAAGCTCGTCCCGCTGGTGCTGCTGGAGGCGATCCGGCAGGCCGGGACTGTCGTCTGCGAACCCATCGACGCGCTGGAGCTGGAGATCCCCGAGGACACCTACGGCACGATCTGCGGCGCGCTGATCCAGGCGCGCGCAACGATCGAGGACACCCGGGTGGACGGCGCAACCTGCCATCTCACCGTCACGATCCCGACGGTCGAGCTGCGTGGCATCGAGCAGCAGCTTCCCGGCCTGACACGCGGCGAGGGCGGCTGGTCGTCGCACTTCGCCGGCTACCGACCGGTCCCCGCCCCCGCCCCGACGCGCCCGCGCGTCGGCCCGAACCCGCTCAACCGCGCCCACTACCTGGCGGAGGTGGCGCGGGGATGAGTCGCAGAGCGAGACCAGTCGAATCAGCAAGCTAATGTCGCGGTGACGCTTGTGGTGACATCGACGCCGAGGCACTCAGACATTCGGCACTTCCAGCGGGTCGACGGCTTGCAGCTGTTCGTGCCGTCGTAGCGACGACGGCCACGCATCCCGGATCCCCGGAGACGCGAGCCGAGAGTCACGCCTTCCGGCAGTCCTCGAACACGCGCCGGACGATGGCGAGGGTGGCGGCGTAGGTGGAATCCATGCCGTAGTACGACAGGCCTCGCGCGCCGAGGGTGTGGGCGTGGGAGTACGGGGTGTCCGAGGCGTAGTGGATGATGCCCAGGTCGACCGGGAGCTGGCTCATGTTGACGCTCTCGTTGGTCGGGTGACGAGTGAGGGCGACGTCCTCGTAGAGCGCCGAGAGGTACGGGCCGGCCTCCATCTCGACGACCGTGAAGCTCTCTCGGTAATAGAAGTCGAGGTAGCCGCGGTTTTGCAGATAGGTGCCCTTGACCGTGACGGCGCGCTGGCGGTCGAGGGTCGAGCCGTAGACGAGGAATGGGTCGAGATCGGCGCTGGAGAAGCAGTTGGCGAACCAGTAGGTGTTGCCGGAGTGCTCGTCGTAGACGTCGTTGGCGATCATGACGTCGCCGATGCGGGCGTTGAGCGTTGCAGCTTTGCCGAGGATGTAGATCCCGCGGAGCCGATCCACCCCCGTCGCGATCTGACCGAAGATGTGATACGCCGCCAGGCCGAGCGGGTAGTTGATGTTGACGATCACGGCATCTGTGCCGCCGGGACAGTAGCCACGAATACGCGGGTCGAGATCATTCGGGTCGATCTTGCCGAGGTCCATGATCTGGATGCCGACATCGACGGCACTGGTCGGATCGATCGTGACGACGCCGCGCTCGGCCTCTTCGGCGTCGCGCTCGGCGCGCGCTTCGGGGTTGGCGGTGTAGTAGAGCCGGGCTGTGTAGTAGAGGAAGTTATCCCACGACGCGCGAACTTCGCCGGCCTGCAGCTTGCGCAACTCCGGCAGCAGGTCGGGGTGTGCCGACTCCTCGACGAAACGCACCAGCTCGTCGCGACGACGACGGGCGGTGCCGGTGAGGATGTTCGCCAGCGAGTGGGTGTTGGACGAGATGAAGTAGACCGGCCGGCCGCCGAGGTCTAGCTCGGACAAGCTGCGCCCGGCCGGCGCCCACCAGCGCTGAGCGGACCGTGTGTAGCCGAGATAGGTTCCACCGAGCATCTGCAGGCGCAGATCGCGCTTGCGCGCGGCCAGCCGGCGTAGATTGGGCCACAGTTCGCGACCCCAGGTCGAGCAAAGCCGCGCCCAGTCGGCCGGCTCGATCCCCAGCCCCTCGCCGATCTGCTCCAGCCGCTGGCCGCCATCGGCATCGCCAGGCTGGCCCGGCCGGCGCGAGCCTGCCTCGATCAGCGCCGCCAGCTCGGGGGTCTCGCTGATGCGCTGGTGCATCTTGTTCCACTCGATCTGCCAGCCGACGATCGTCGGGATCAGGTCATCGAGGTCGGAGGCCG
Protein-coding sequences here:
- a CDS encoding translation factor GTPase family protein, whose product is MANLNLGILAHVDAGKTTLTERILYQAGVIAAPGSVDKGTTQTDSRDLERARGITIWSAVASFRLGELTVNLIDTPGHGDFIAEVARALDALDAVVLVVSAVEGVQPQTRRLARAIRAAGLPLIVFINKIDRLGARGEPLLDDIREKLGLRVVALNRPDGLGDRAASVTPVDRTAPAWRAALTDLLAEASERVIEEYERTGGEPSAAFLDAELRRQVANREVSPAFFGSAITGAGVAALLAGVEEWLPPAVGDTDAPASGTVFKIARRPGGEKVVYVRLFDGRLAVRQHVSLHRQSSWGEPEEIDERIMAIDRFSGGAAIQTGEIVAGEIAALHGLREARIGDRIGAGGGAARELPLAFPPPALESIVRPLDRSQITRLREALEQLAEQDPLISLRQRNESGEISVRLYGDVQKEVLTDTLSRDYGLGVWFGPSRTICVERLVDSGEALEVIFEGRNPYYATLGFRVEPAAPGSGIRYERQLGSLPLAFYRATEETVYDALQQGLAGWEVIDCVVTLFQPGFNSILSTAGDFRKLVPLVLLEAIRQAGTVVCEPIDALELEIPEDTYGTICGALIQARATIEDTRVDGATCHLTVTIPTVELRGIEQQLPGLTRGEGGWSSHFAGYRPVPAPAPTRPRVGPNPLNRAHYLAEVARG